In Hermetia illucens chromosome 5, iHerIll2.2.curated.20191125, whole genome shotgun sequence, a single window of DNA contains:
- the LOC119656935 gene encoding uncharacterized protein LOC119656935 isoform X2, translated as MSGGVVNVWPTRSSCSTAFSTFICVKFLTTLGRLEKNACIERRAPVDVVNINLLGILLRVNISIFTPKFMTIIRSHANSIYIIVKGKRILFTHFIFITMKM; from the exons ATGAGCGGTGGAGTAGTGAACGTTTGGCCAACTCGTTCGAGCTGCTCGACTGCTTTTTCAACTTTCATTTGTGTAAAATTCTTAACCACCTTGGGAAGATTAGAAAAAAATGCTTGCATTGAGCGAAGAGCGCCAGTTGATGTAGTGAATATTAATCTTCTAGGAAT CCTATTGAGAGTAAACATCTCGATATTCACTCCCAAGTTCATGACCATCATTAGATCCCATGCAAATTCCATTTACATAATTGTGAAGGGGAAGCGTATTTTGTTcacacattttatttttattacaatGAAAATGTAA
- the LOC119656935 gene encoding uncharacterized protein LOC119656935 isoform X1, with the protein MSGGVVNVWPTRSSCSTAFSTFICVKFLTTLGRLEKNACIERRAPVDVVNINLLGINYSLLRVNISIFTPKFMTIIRSHANSIYIIVKGKRILFTHFIFITMKM; encoded by the exons ATGAGCGGTGGAGTAGTGAACGTTTGGCCAACTCGTTCGAGCTGCTCGACTGCTTTTTCAACTTTCATTTGTGTAAAATTCTTAACCACCTTGGGAAGATTAGAAAAAAATGCTTGCATTGAGCGAAGAGCGCCAGTTGATGTAGTGAATATTAATCTTCTAGGAAT AAATTACAGCCTATTGAGAGTAAACATCTCGATATTCACTCCCAAGTTCATGACCATCATTAGATCCCATGCAAATTCCATTTACATAATTGTGAAGGGGAAGCGTATTTTGTTcacacattttatttttattacaatGAAAATGTAA
- the LOC119656934 gene encoding rab11 family-interacting protein 1, with product MWSPTHIQVTVQRAKGLLTKGKNGTNNCFVTIGLGKEKYQTSIKDKSPQNVDWHEECELTIPDRGNRAELVLTCLHRNNLGIDEFLGQVTLPLNEMDVYDRPRSKWFKLESKPGKEKKDKDRGELEVRIQFVVKSGSLTDLSKKEKHKSSIGQLASSVGGSLLSIGTIEKRKGLKKFAKSLGSKMHISGKSKKDKDIDAQSYTSSQASIGTPNSHEGLRRFGQTVGDADPGVISEDEDEFVFDNLSHKSSGSSLNIRGSTGNQHSQSSPVPQYSSPKEDVNLRSKTLPPLKPPRTPNDSPKVDEWEAKLYGKHLDISSSDSLKRRSWENSRVPLVTKEEVTENGVEHKEDVKQQQQPQKSIETLAVPTQKSSIKSAPSSPQLSNICETAELEDEAMKPKPLPRSQTSTSLVDKEELVAKESEKHHNEKTEKKRFREKLKYFRREKPDSLEESSPPKHVGERIIIGHENNFMKPKVQQPEISPAIIKKYEGKSREDLMLLANSLEGDVSIQKARVKELEDYLDNLLLRVMETHPKILQNPYTRTSSTKSG from the exons ATGTGGAGCCCGACTCATATCCAGGTGACAG ttCAACGAGCTAAAGGACTCCTGACTAAAGGAAAAAATGGCACAAACAATTGTTTTGTTACAATCGGTTTGGGAAAGGAGAAGTATCAAACCTCGATTAAGGATAAATCACCGCAAAATGTGGACTGGCACGAAGAGTGTGAACT GACCATTCCCGATCGTGGAAATAGAGCTGAACTGGTGCTCACTTGTTTGCATCGTAACAACTTGGGAATTGATGAGTTCCTGGGTCAAGTTACGCTTCCACTGAATGAAATGGATGTTTATGACCGTCCACGATCAAAATGGTTTAAGTTGGAAAGCAAAccaggaaaagaaaagaaagataaaGATCGGGGAGAGCTGGAAGTTCGAATACAATTTGTAGTGAAATCTGGTTCGTTAACGGATTTGAGCAAAAAAGAGAAACACAAGTCTTCGATTGGTCAATTGGCATCCTCGGTGGGCGGTAGCCTCTTAAGTATAGGAACAATAGAGAAGCGTAAAGGTCTAAAGAAATTTGCAAAATCACTTGGATCGAAAATGCATATCAGcggaaaatcaaaaaaagaTAAGGACATAGATGCACAGTCATACACTAGTAGTCAAGCTAGTATCGGGACACCTAACAGCCATGAAGGACTTAGAAGATTTGGTCAAACAGTGGGAGATGCCGATCCAGGAGTTATCAGCGAGGATGAAGATGAATTCGTCTTCGATAATCTATCGCATAAGAGCTCAGGGAGCTCGTTAAATATCCGTGGTTCAACAGGAAATCAACACTCACAGTCTTCCCCAGTGCCTCAATATTCATCGCCGAAAGAAGATGTTAATTTACGATCCAAAACCCTTCCGCCATTGAAACCTCCTCGTACTCCAAACGACTCACCAAAAGTGGATGAATGGGAAGCAAAATTATATGGAAAGCATTTAGATATAAGTAGCAGCGATTCATTGAAACGACGATCATGGGAAAATTCGCGAGTACCTTTGGTAACAAAAGAAGAAGTTACGGAAAATGGAGTGGAACACAAGGAGGACGTgaagcagcagcaacaaccacAGAAGTCGATTGAAACACTTGCAGTACCTACTCAAAAGAGTTCTATTAAGTCGGCTCCATCATCACCGCAGCTTAGTAATATTTGTGAAACAGCTGAACTCGAGGACGAAGCAATGAAACCAAAACCATTGCCACGCAGTCAAACTTCGACATCGTTGGTGGATAAAGAGGAGCTAGTTGCGAAAGAGTCTGAGAAGCATCACAATGAAAAGACTGAAAAGAAACGTTTTAGagagaaattgaaatatttcagaCGAG AGAAACCTGACAGTCTGGAAGAATCAAGTCCTCCAAAACATGTAGGCGAAAGAATCATTATAGGACATGAGAATAATTTCATGAAACCGAAAGTTCAACAACCTGAAATTTCGCCCgcaataattaaaaaatatgaaggaaaatcACGTGAG gaTCTGATGTTACTCGCAAATAGTTTAGAAGGTGATGTGTCAATTCAAAAGGCGAGAGTAAAGGAGCTTGAGGATTACCTGGATAATCTGCTTTTGCGGGTGATGGAGACACATCCGAAGATTCTACAGAATCCATATACTCGAACTTCATCCACTAAGag